ATGTGGTCGGCGGTGCGCGGCATCGGGGTCTCCTTGGGGTTAGTAGTGCTCACTTGCCAGCGACTACAGAACCAAGTCTTACCGACCCGGCCTATCTCCCATTAGGGGTTGAGGTAGTCGTTGCCGATCCACTGCTGGTAGGCACCGGTGAGGACGGCGCGGATGCTGACGACGCCGTCCTCCCATTCGCTGATCGCCTCGTTGATCCAGCTTCGGCCGGGCGGGCGGGCCAGGGGGTGGGGTTAGGTGTCCCAGCACTCCCCTTCGTCTTCACCCTCCTCAATCGCGTCTGCCAGGGCGTTCTCCTCGGTATGACCCATCCGGCCCGGCCCCGTTTCGTGTGCCGTCCGGCTACGCCAAGGAGGTGAGGTGGCCTCAGGGTAGCCATAGGGCACCGTGTTCACAGTTGTCATGCCCTGGGGTGCATGGGATGCGCAGTATGTGTAGGGGTGTCACCGTGGCGTTCTAGCCTGATGCTCGGCCTGCTGGAGTGCGGGCATGTGACACGTGGAGGTGCTGTGGGCGCGGATGTGCTCGCCTGGCTGGGCGACGTTGCGGTGACGGTGTGGGGGTGGGCGAGGTCGACGTTCACGTGGACCGACCTGATGCCCCTCGCTGCGATATTGGTGTCGCTGTGGGTGCTCAAGCAGAACAAGGCGTCCCGGGAAGTCGCTGAGGACGCGAAGGGGGCGGCCGAGGAAGCGAACCGGATCGCTCGTGGCTCGAACACGCTCGCGGAGAAGGCGAACGGGATCGCTGAACGGATGGAGACCTTGGCACAGGAAGCAAACGACTTCGCTCGGCGAGCGCTCACCGCAGGCGAGGGTGCGAACGAGATCGCGGTGGAAGCGAACCAGATTGCTCGGGGAGCGAATGATCTCGCGAAGGAAGCCAACGACCTGTTCAAGAAGCAGGACGAGCGAGCGATCGAGCGACACGACGTGCGCTGGGAAGGCGAGTTCGTGCGACCGGGTGTGTACCGGTTGATGAACAAGGGTGAGCACACCGCTTACGACGTGAAGGCGACAGTGTCGTTTGAGGGCGAAGAAGTGCGCCGCGAAGTGGCGCAGGTACCTGGCGGGGAGTCCGTGGAATTCGCTGTGCCTTCGGCTGAGGAGGCCTACACAAAGGCGCGGAAAGCTATCGACAAGCTGAGGGCGGAGCGCAAGGAGATGGAAGAGGCAGCTCGAGAGCGCGGTGGGATTGGTTATGCGGGTCCGGCGACGTTCGATCGGTATCAAACGAGGCAGACTCGGATTGAGTCGATCCAGATGTCAGCTTCGACGCATACGGTCTCTGAAGTTGTGCACTGGGAGACGGAGCGGCACAGTCCTCGCGAGTATGAGAGCTCAGGCACTTTCGTTGGCAGCTTGGGTGGTGAGCTGTAGACGCAGAGGTGCCGCTCAGCGGGACGGTCGCTGAGCGGCACCGGTTCGGGTCAGACTTTGGCCATGTGCCTTCCGTAGGGTTGTCAGGTGAGAGCCGGGGCGTGCCCCATGCGCTCGGCCACCACGTCCGGCGAGGTTTCCCCGCGGACCAGGGTTTCCCTGTAGGTGTGACGCAGCGTGGTCGGGCCTACTTTGATGCCTGCGTGCTGGGCAGTGCGCCGAATGAGGCCCACCACCATGGGTGCGGACATCCGCTCTCCGGCGTGGGTGACGAACAGGGGACGGACGATCCGGGAGCCGGGTTCACGTTCGTCCAGGACGGCGGAGAGGTCGGTAAGGGCCGCCTCGTTGGTGATCGTCACGACCCGGACGGGGGTCTTAACCGCGGGGACATGGACGACCTTCTGATGGACGCGGTGGGTGTTCAGGGCGATGATTTCGCTCGTGCGCAGCCCGGTGTGGAGGAGCAGACGGCAGATAGCGCGGTCTCGAGCCTGGGGCAGGTGTGACACGGCCTTCAGGAAGCGGCCGGTCTCATCGGGTGTCAGGGCCAGGGCTCGGGAGGTGGGCTGGTTCGTGTCCACGAGGGTTATCCATCCTGGTTGGGGTTGCGTAGGGTCTGGGCCTCGGTCTTATCGACGCTCGCTTCCACCATGCGCACGAGCATGACGCGGCGCTCTTCGGCGGGCAGTCCGACGAGTTCAGCGATGTTGTCTAGGGGCGCGTTCTCGGCGGTTCGTAGGGCCCGTCGAGGGTGTCGAAAGCGTACTCGATGCGCAGGCTTCTGCCCCGGTCGAGGATCTTAGTGATGCGTGGGTCTTCGGAGTGCAGCTCCTCGCCTTCGGACATGCCGTAGGGGTTGGCGAGCTTGGCGAACCCTTCTTGGACGAGGTCGAACTGTTCTTGGGTGCGCAGGAGCCAGGTGTTCATACGGTCGATGGTCTCGGGGCAGACTGGTTCGGAGCCGTGGCGTTCGGCGGCGTCGGTCACGGTGATCTCGATGGAGCAGGCGATGGTCTTGCGCTGGAGCATGAAGAACAGCGAGAGCTTGTCCGTGTCGCTGGTGTGCGGGTCGAGGTCACGACTCCAGGAGTTCCAGTCCCACCGGTAGAGCAGGTTCAAGTCTCGGTCGTCGCCGTAGAACGTGGTCTCGGTGAACTCCTCCCAGGACTCGAAAGTGGTGTGGCACTCGCCCCGGGGGCCGTAGTAGTTGCCCTCGGCGGCGTAGCAGGGGTGGCCTTTCCCAAAGGTGGGCGCTCATCGGCTGCTCCCATCGGTGGTGGGGTGGGTGCCGTCGCCCTGGGCGCCACCGGGGACAGCCGGGTCGAGGTGGTCAGCGGTCCGGCGCAGGAGTGCGGCCACCTCGGCGTGCGCGGTGCCGGGGTCGGTGAGGTGGGTGACGGCGACCTCGGCACGGCGGTCTCCGAGGGTGAGGGTGACTCCGAAGGGCACCGAGCGCCCCCTGGCGCGGGTGGTGGTGCGGAGGATCTCGGCGGTGAACAGGTTACGTCGGATCTGGGTGTTCCAAGCGCGAACCCAGCGGGAGAAGGTCGGGGCGATGCTCATGTGGTGGTGCTCCTGTTGGTTTCGGGGTGGGTGTCGGAGGCCCGCTCGTCCTCCACCGCGTGGGTTAGGTTCCGGTCGGCGCGCTGCTGGCGGGCCCGGCGGCGGGCGGACTGCCAGGCGATCCACCGGCGGTCAGCGAGCGCCTGGACGCGGGCACGATCCAGGAGGACGTAAGCGGAGGTGGCGATCAGGAGTTCCAGATCTCGGGCGGTTCGGCGCCGTTCTATATCCCGGTCGGCGAGCTGGTCCTCCAGGGCGTCGGCCCGGCGGCGGAGGCGGACGATCTCGTCGTGCAGCTCCACGATTTGCTCGCACGCGTCGTCGTAGCGGGCGCCCATGATCTTTGCGTCGGCGCGCTCGGCGTGGACCCGGGCCACGATGGCGTCGATCCGGGCGACCTGGTCGGGGGTGAGGTGGTCAGCCATCGGTGAGGACCTGCTTGAGCTTCTTCGTGAGCAC
This DNA window, taken from Nocardiopsis exhalans, encodes the following:
- a CDS encoding tyrosine-type recombinase/integrase encodes the protein MDTNQPTSRALALTPDETGRFLKAVSHLPQARDRAICRLLLHTGLRTSEIIALNTHRVHQKVVHVPAVKTPVRVVTITNEAALTDLSAVLDEREPGSRIVRPLFVTHAGERMSAPMVVGLIRRTAQHAGIKVGPTTLRHTYRETLVRGETSPDVVAERMGHAPALT